From Thermococcus barophilus MP:
CCGAATGCTTTACTCAGCGTACCCATTTCAAAGTCAACTCTGTCGTGGAGCTTGTAGTGGTCAACGATACCCCTTCCGTGGTCTCCTAAAACACCTTCACCGTGAGCATCGTCAACGTAAACCATTGCATCATACTGCTCAGCTAATTCAACGATCTCCGGCAATGGTGCAAGGTCACCATCCATGCTGAATACCCCATCGGTAACAATAAGCTTCTTCTTGTAGTTCTTTGTCTCCTCAAGCTTCTTCTTTAAATCCTCCATATCAAGGTGCTTGTAGATAACCTTTGGAGCACCGCTCAAGCGCATGCCATCGATTATGCTCGCATGGTTGAGTTCCTCACTGATAAAGACGCCGTTATCCTTCTTAGTTATTAAGGCACTTATTGCGCCTAAGTTGGCATTGTAGCCGCTCTGGAATAGGATCGCAGCCTCTCTCTTTTTAAACTTTGCAAGTTTCTCTTCAAGTTCAACGTGGAGCTCCATTGTTCCGGCAATTGTTCTTACTGCTCCAGCACCAACACCATAGTCGAGAATAGCTCTTATTGCTGCCTCCTTAATCTTTGGATGTGCAGCTAAGCCAAGGTAGTTGTTTGAACACATGTTCAAAACCTTCTTTCCGTCAACGACAACCCATGGGCCTTGGGCACTTTGAAGGACTCTAATCCTGACGTAGAGACCTTTTTCTTTAAGCTCGTTTAATTCTTCGGTAATCCAGTCAAGCTTCCCCATAGAAACCACCAAAAGAAATTAAGTTTCATGGGTATAAAAGTTTTGCACCGCTCAGAAGTTGTCACAATGATGAAAATTTCAACCGGAACAGCAGAGCAATTAGCGCAACCAACGCTATTGCCAAACTTTCATTTGAAAATCCGACATAGCTTCCCCTTGATCTGGCGGGATACCCAACGAGGATTTCATATTTAACATTTATCTTTGGCAGGCTTTCAAAGACTATAACTCCAGAAACCTTTATCCCAAACCCTTTCTTCCTTAGAGGGTACAGAAACGGTATAACACCTGATAAAAAATCCAAAAAGAAGTGCATCCCAAGCCCAAAGACAAACAGCCAAAGATAATGGTTTTGGATGTAAAACGAAAGCGTAAAAATCGGCATAATAAACAGAAGGGAGTGAAAATAACCCCTATGCTCCTCAAAAAGGACATCGAAATCTGGAAAAACAGCACCGAATAGGAGAACAGCAACCGAAACTAAGCTTGGACTTTTGCTGACAGCCAAAAATGCAAGTAAAGGAATTGATGCATGTTTTAAGGGATCCATCTTATCTCCCAAAGTTTTTAATATCTCAAGGCATAATAAACCTTTAGCTCACGATGATGGGTGATAGCTATGAGCGAAGAGGTCAAAGAAGTTAAAATTCTGGAAAAACCATGGGTTGAAAAATATAGACCACAGAGATTAGATGACATTGTTGGACAAGATCATATAGTTAAGAGACTCAAGCACTACGTTAAAACAGGCTCGATGCCCCACCTTCTATTCGCTGGCCCTCCCGGTGTTGGAAAAACGACTGCAGCTTTGTGTTTAACAAGAGAACTCTTTGGAGAACACTGGAGACACAACTTCCTCGAACTGAACGCGAGTGATGAGAGAGGAATTAACGTTATTAGAGAAAAAGTCAAAGAATTCGCAAGAACAAAGCCAATTGGTGGAGCAAGCTTTAAGATAATCTTCCTCGATGAGGCAGATGCTTTAACACAAGACGCCCAGCAGGCATTGAGAAGAATGATGGAGATGTTCTCGAATAACGTTCGCTTTATATTAAGCTGTAATTATTCGTCAAAGATCATTGAGCCGATTCAGTCAAGATGTGCAATATTCAGGTTCAGACCCCTTAAGGATGAAGACATTGCAAAGAGAATCAGGTTTATAGCAGAGAACGAAGGACTGGAGCTAACGGAAGAAGGGCTCCAAGCGCTCCTGTACATAGCTGAGGGGGACTTAAGAAGGGCAATTAACGTTCTGCAAGCGGCAGCAGCACTTGACACAAAGATTACAGACGAGAATGTGTTCCTTGTTGCAAGCAGAGCAAGACCAGAAGATATTAGGGAAATGATGCTCATGGCATTGGAGGGTAATTTCCTCAAGGCAAGGGAGAAGCTCAGAGAAATTCTCCTTAAGCAGGGCCTAAGTGGAGAAGACGTTCTTATCCAAATGCATAAAGAAGTGTTCAACCTGCCAATAAGCGAGCCCAAGAAAGTTGCTTTAGCCGATAAGATTGGAGAGTACAACTTTAGACTGGTTGAGGGAGCAAATGAAATGATTCAGCTTGAGGCTCTGCTTGCCCAGTTTACTCTGCTGGGCAAATGATTAGGTGAGCACGATGGATATACCCTGGGTTGAGAAGTACCGTCCAAAAAGACTGAGAGAAATAGTTAATCAAAGGCAGGCTCTTGAAAAAGTCGAGGCATGGATTAAGCAGTGGGTTCATGGAACTCCAAAGAAAAAGGCTCTCCTCCTTGCAGGCCCACCGGGAAGTGGAAAGACCACCACGGTTTATGCCCTGGCTAATGAGTATAAGTTTGAGGTTATTGAGCTCAACGCAAGCGATGAAAGAACCTTCGAGAAAATAAGGAGATACCTTGATGCTGCATACACAATGGACATTTTTGGAAGGAGGAGAAAGCTGATATTTCTTGATGAGGCCGATAACATTGAGCCAAGCGGTGCTCACGAGATAGCAAAGCTCATAGACAGGGCAAGAAACCCCATAATCATGGCTGCCAATAAATACTGGGAAGTGCCCGCTGAGATAAGAAATAAAGCCGAGGTCGTTGAATACAAGCGCTTAACTCAGCGAGACATTATGCAGGCACTTTTCAGAATTATTAAGGCAGAGGGCATATTTGTTCCAAAGGAGATAGTGGCAGAGATAGCAAAAAGGGCAAGCGGAGATTTAAGAGCTGCAATAAATGATCTGCAAACTGTAGTTGCCGGCGGAATAGAGGACGCAAGGGAAGTGCTTGCTTACAGAGATGTGGAAAAAACAATCTTTCAAGCACTGGGACTGATCTTTGGAAGCGATAATGCAAAGAGGGCAAAAATGGCAACATGGAACTTGGACATGACACCCGACGAGCTCCTTCTCTGGGTTGATGAGAACATCCCCTATATCTACTATAAGCCGGAAGATATTGCTGAAGCTTACAACGCCATAAGCAGAGCTGATATCTATTTAGGAAGGGCTAAAAGAAGCGGAAACTACGGGCTGTGGAAGTATGCAATAGACATGATGACAGCAGGAGTTGCAGTTTCAGGAGTGAAAAAGAAGGGCTTCCTCAAATTCTATCCTCCGAAGACTCTTAGAATGCTTAAGGATACAAAGGAAGAAAGGGGAATCAGGGACTCAATTATCAAGAAAATCATGAAGCAGATGCACATGAGCAAGCTTGAAGCTATTGAGACAATGCAGATATTCAAAACGATCTTCGAAAACAACTTAGACGTTGCTGCCCATATAGCTGTTTTTTTGGACTTGGGAGACAAAGAGATAGAGTTCTTAGCTGGAGACAAAGAAAAAGCAACGAAGATTAAGGGCAAAACACTCTCAATTCACAGAAAGCTCAAGAAAGCTGGAATTGAGATAAAAGTTGAGATAGAAGGGGAACCCTCCAAAGAGATCGAAGAGGAAGAAATTGGAGAAGAACCTGAGGAAGAAACTGCAGAAGCAGAGGGTGAAGAAGTTTCTGAGGAAGAAAAAGAAAGCAAAGAAATCGAAAAGGAAATAGAAGAGGCAGAATGGGAGAAAGAAGAAAAACCTAAGAAGGAGGAGAAGATCGACAAAGCAAAGAAGAAAGGCAAGCAGGCGACGCTGTTTGACTTTCTAAAGAAATAAGCCCTCTTTTATTTCTACTTGACGGTGGAATTCATGAACAAGCTCCAAAAGGTTTTTCTCATTTGTGGAATCATCGAGGTTCTTCTGGGAGCTGTAGCTATTTATAGTGCTTATATCAATACAAGAGTGAATCCAGAGGATTTTGATGAG
This genomic window contains:
- a CDS encoding replication factor C large subunit; amino-acid sequence: MDIPWVEKYRPKRLREIVNQRQALEKVEAWIKQWVHGTPKKKALLLAGPPGSGKTTTVYALANEYKFEVIELNASDERTFEKIRRYLDAAYTMDIFGRRRKLIFLDEADNIEPSGAHEIAKLIDRARNPIIMAANKYWEVPAEIRNKAEVVEYKRLTQRDIMQALFRIIKAEGIFVPKEIVAEIAKRASGDLRAAINDLQTVVAGGIEDAREVLAYRDVEKTIFQALGLIFGSDNAKRAKMATWNLDMTPDELLLWVDENIPYIYYKPEDIAEAYNAISRADIYLGRAKRSGNYGLWKYAIDMMTAGVAVSGVKKKGFLKFYPPKTLRMLKDTKEERGIRDSIIKKIMKQMHMSKLEAIETMQIFKTIFENNLDVAAHIAVFLDLGDKEIEFLAGDKEKATKIKGKTLSIHRKLKKAGIEIKVEIEGEPSKEIEEEEIGEEPEEETAEAEGEEVSEEEKESKEIEKEIEEAEWEKEEKPKKEEKIDKAKKKGKQATLFDFLKK
- a CDS encoding replication factor C small subunit, producing the protein MSEEVKEVKILEKPWVEKYRPQRLDDIVGQDHIVKRLKHYVKTGSMPHLLFAGPPGVGKTTAALCLTRELFGEHWRHNFLELNASDERGINVIREKVKEFARTKPIGGASFKIIFLDEADALTQDAQQALRRMMEMFSNNVRFILSCNYSSKIIEPIQSRCAIFRFRPLKDEDIAKRIRFIAENEGLELTEEGLQALLYIAEGDLRRAINVLQAAAALDTKITDENVFLVASRARPEDIREMMLMALEGNFLKAREKLREILLKQGLSGEDVLIQMHKEVFNLPISEPKKVALADKIGEYNFRLVEGANEMIQLEALLAQFTLLGK
- a CDS encoding metal-dependent hydrolase → MDPLKHASIPLLAFLAVSKSPSLVSVAVLLFGAVFPDFDVLFEEHRGYFHSLLFIMPIFTLSFYIQNHYLWLFVFGLGMHFFLDFLSGVIPFLYPLRKKGFGIKVSGVIVFESLPKINVKYEILVGYPARSRGSYVGFSNESLAIALVALIALLFRLKFSSL
- a CDS encoding glycine C-acetyltransferase → MGKLDWITEELNELKEKGLYVRIRVLQSAQGPWVVVDGKKVLNMCSNNYLGLAAHPKIKEAAIRAILDYGVGAGAVRTIAGTMELHVELEEKLAKFKKREAAILFQSGYNANLGAISALITKKDNGVFISEELNHASIIDGMRLSGAPKVIYKHLDMEDLKKKLEETKNYKKKLIVTDGVFSMDGDLAPLPEIVELAEQYDAMVYVDDAHGEGVLGDHGRGIVDHYKLHDRVDFEMGTLSKAFGVIGGYVAGSEEAIEYLKQRGRPFLFSSALNPPDVAAAIAAVEILQHSDELVKKLWDNTHFLQKGLRDLGYDLGNTKHPITPVMLYDEKLAQEFSRRLYEEYNIFAQAIVYPTVPLGTARIRLEPSAAHSKEDLQYVIDAFEDLGKKTGFLK